One genomic window of Azospirillum sp. TSH58 includes the following:
- the grxC gene encoding glutaredoxin 3 yields the protein MADVVIYTTPFCPYCSRAKRLLDSKGVAYEEIDLYMHPDRREEMVQRAEGRMTVPQVFIDGKPYGGSDDIHALDRAGKLDPILGIGG from the coding sequence ATGGCCGACGTCGTCATCTACACCACGCCCTTCTGCCCCTACTGCTCGCGCGCCAAGCGTCTGCTCGACAGCAAGGGGGTGGCGTATGAGGAGATCGACCTCTACATGCATCCGGACCGCCGCGAGGAGATGGTGCAGCGGGCCGAGGGGCGCATGACCGTGCCGCAGGTCTTCATCGACGGAAAGCCCTACGGCGGCTCCGACGACATCCATGCGCTGGACCGCGCCGGCAAGCTCGACCCGATCCTGGGAATCGGGGGATGA
- a CDS encoding flagellar biosynthetic protein FliQ, which produces MGIEEAIGATYEALIVIIKITTPVLVVTTVLGMLLTIFQQATNINESTLQQDLKIFATLAILFITGPAIYIALRDYTFVIFDRIAGLN; this is translated from the coding sequence ATGGGCATCGAGGAAGCCATCGGCGCCACCTACGAGGCGCTGATCGTCATCATCAAGATCACCACCCCGGTCCTCGTCGTCACCACGGTGCTCGGCATGCTGCTGACCATCTTCCAGCAGGCGACCAACATCAACGAATCGACGCTGCAGCAGGACCTGAAGATCTTCGCGACGCTGGCGATCCTGTTCATCACCGGGCCGGCGATCTACATCGCGCTGCGCGACTACACCTTCGTGATCTTCGACCGCATCGCCGGTCTGAACTGA
- a CDS encoding ComF family protein, with product MALAQRLATKVLAGVLDTLLPPRCLCCGGAVDRQGGLCATCWSGLTFIAPPACACCGTPFDFALEGEPLCGACIAEPPVFARARAVLAYDDGSRPLVLGFKHGDRIHAAGAYGAWLARAGAELLADADLLAPVPLHRLRLFRRRYNQAALLAQAAGRQAGRPVIPDLLVRRRSTPSQGGLDRSGRRRNVKGAFAVRPGLEPRVAGKRIVLVDDVLTTGATLSECARVLLRAGAERVDALTLARVVKT from the coding sequence ATGGCCCTTGCGCAGCGGCTGGCGACCAAGGTTCTGGCGGGTGTCCTCGACACGCTGCTGCCGCCGCGCTGCCTGTGCTGCGGCGGGGCGGTGGACCGGCAGGGCGGGCTGTGCGCCACCTGCTGGAGCGGCCTGACCTTCATCGCGCCGCCCGCTTGCGCGTGTTGCGGCACGCCCTTCGACTTCGCGCTGGAGGGGGAGCCGCTGTGCGGCGCCTGCATCGCCGAGCCGCCGGTCTTCGCCCGCGCCCGCGCCGTCCTGGCCTATGACGACGGCAGCCGCCCGCTGGTGCTGGGCTTCAAGCACGGCGACCGCATCCACGCCGCCGGGGCCTACGGCGCGTGGCTGGCCCGCGCCGGGGCGGAGCTGCTGGCCGACGCCGACCTGCTGGCCCCGGTGCCGCTGCACCGCCTGCGGCTGTTCCGGCGCCGCTACAACCAGGCGGCCCTGCTGGCCCAGGCGGCGGGCCGGCAGGCCGGTCGCCCGGTGATTCCCGACCTGCTGGTCCGCCGCCGGTCCACCCCGTCGCAGGGCGGGCTCGACCGCTCGGGGCGGCGGCGGAACGTCAAGGGGGCCTTCGCGGTCCGGCCGGGGTTGGAGCCGCGGGTGGCGGGAAAGCGGATCGTGCTGGTGGACGACGTGCTGACCACCGGGGCCACCCTGTCGGAATGCGCGCGGGTGCTGCTGCGCGCCGGGGCGGAGCGGGTGGACGCGCTGACCCTGGCGCGCGTCGTCAAGACGTGA
- a CDS encoding carbon-nitrogen hydrolase family protein, which produces MSGVLKAACVQVNAGTEILPNLQAAGDLVRRARDAGADFIALPENVSMIVQGRAKVLERVRTADEHPAIPFFADLARETGAWLLAGTLGVLLDDGRVANRSYLFDGQGRAVAHYDKLHMFDVDLKGGESYRESATFRPGDRAVLAATPWGGVGMTVCYDLRFAYLYRALAQAGASILTVPAAFTVPTGRAHWHTLLRARAIETGCFVLAPAQTGSHDQGRLTYGHSLIVAPWGEVLADAEEAVGFVLAELDMARVEEARRMVPALTHDRTFTLERAGF; this is translated from the coding sequence ATGAGCGGCGTCCTGAAGGCCGCCTGCGTCCAGGTCAACGCGGGCACGGAAATCCTTCCGAACCTTCAGGCGGCGGGCGATCTGGTCCGCCGGGCGCGCGACGCCGGGGCGGATTTCATCGCCCTGCCCGAGAATGTCAGCATGATCGTCCAGGGCCGCGCCAAGGTGCTGGAGCGGGTGAGGACGGCCGACGAGCACCCGGCGATCCCCTTCTTCGCCGATCTGGCGCGGGAGACCGGGGCCTGGCTGCTCGCCGGGACGCTGGGCGTCCTGCTCGACGACGGGCGGGTGGCCAACCGCAGCTATCTGTTCGATGGGCAGGGGCGGGCCGTCGCCCATTACGACAAGCTCCACATGTTCGACGTGGACCTGAAGGGCGGGGAGAGCTACCGCGAATCCGCGACCTTCCGGCCCGGCGACCGCGCGGTCCTGGCCGCCACGCCCTGGGGCGGGGTCGGCATGACCGTCTGCTACGACCTGCGCTTCGCCTATCTCTACCGGGCGCTGGCCCAGGCCGGGGCGTCGATCCTGACGGTGCCGGCGGCCTTCACCGTGCCGACCGGGCGGGCGCACTGGCACACGCTGCTGCGCGCCCGCGCCATCGAGACGGGCTGCTTCGTCCTGGCCCCGGCCCAGACCGGCAGCCACGACCAGGGGCGGCTGACCTACGGCCATTCCCTGATCGTCGCCCCCTGGGGCGAGGTGCTGGCCGACGCGGAGGAGGCGGTGGGCTTCGTCCTGGCGGAGCTGGACATGGCCCGCGTCGAGGAGGCCCGCCGCATGGTGCCGGCCCTGACCCACGACCGGACCTTCACGCTGGAGCGGGCCGGCTTCTGA
- a CDS encoding manganese efflux pump MntP family protein, with translation MTATTLLLLGFSLSVDAFAAAIGKGAASERARLVDALRVGAYFGFFEAITPALGWMVGVAVSAWIASVDHWVAFGLLALVGGNMIRQGLMPESAPESGEQPARKSQLGPMQLVLTALATSIDASAVGVSLAVVDVNIVQACVVIGLVTAVMAFSGVLIGRKAGPLLGRKAEILGGLALLGIGTKILIEHTLL, from the coding sequence TTGACCGCAACCACTCTTCTGCTTCTCGGCTTCAGCCTGTCGGTGGACGCCTTCGCCGCCGCCATCGGCAAGGGCGCCGCGAGCGAGCGCGCGCGGCTGGTCGACGCGCTCCGCGTCGGCGCCTATTTCGGTTTCTTCGAAGCGATCACCCCGGCCCTGGGCTGGATGGTCGGCGTCGCCGTCAGCGCCTGGATCGCCAGCGTCGACCATTGGGTCGCCTTCGGGCTGCTCGCCCTCGTCGGCGGCAACATGATCCGCCAGGGCCTGATGCCGGAGTCCGCGCCGGAGTCCGGGGAACAGCCGGCGCGCAAAAGCCAGCTCGGCCCCATGCAGCTCGTCCTCACCGCGCTGGCGACGAGCATCGACGCCAGCGCCGTCGGCGTCAGCCTGGCGGTGGTCGACGTGAACATCGTCCAGGCCTGCGTCGTCATCGGTCTGGTGACGGCGGTCATGGCCTTCAGCGGCGTGCTGATCGGGCGCAAGGCCGGCCCGCTGCTCGGCCGCAAGGCGGAAATCCTCGGCGGCCTCGCCCTGCTGGGCATCGGCACCAAGATCCTGATCGAACACACGCTGCTCTGA